In Fusarium oxysporum f. sp. lycopersici 4287 chromosome 4, whole genome shotgun sequence, a genomic segment contains:
- a CDS encoding 26S proteasome regulatory subunit T2 (At least one base has a quality score < 10), giving the protein MTCEEAPWVVGTLEELIDDDHAIVSSTTGPEYYVSIMSFVDKDLLEPGASVLLHHKSVSIVGVLTDDADPIVSVMKLDKAPTESYADIGGLEQQIQEVRESVELPLLHPELYEEMGIKPPKGVILYGAPGTGKTLLAKAVANQTSATFLRIVGSELIQKYLGDGLNAIKLRSTAKQTNPDSNKRIDAAVEGVKLEGRAVLRIAPFMGVSDSSTSWMVSMIAETSRSLWPPTRSIPWIPL; this is encoded by the exons ATGACATGCGAGGAAGCCCCATGGGTTGTTGGAACTCTGGAGGAGTTGATCGACGATGATCATGCGATCGTCAGCAGTACTACTGGTCCTGAGTACTACGTCAGCATCATGAGCTTCGTGGACAAGGACTTACTGGAGCCTGGCGCCAGTGTTCTTCTGCACCACAAGAGCGTCAGTATTGTTGGCGTCTTGACAGATGATGCCGATCCTATCGTCAGTGTCATGAAGCTCGACAAAGCTCCTACCGAGTCATACGCCGATATTGGTGGTCTGGAGCAGCAAATTCAGGAAGTCAGAGAATCAGTAGAGTTGCCACTGCTCCATCCGGAGCTGTACGAGGAGATGGGTATCAAGCCTCCCAAGGGTGTCATTCTCTACGGTGCTCCCGGCACTGGAAAGACATTGCTGGCCAAGGCCGTTGCCAACCAGACCTCTGCCACTTTCCTACGTATCGTAGGTAGTGAGCTTATTCAGAAGTACCTTGGTGATGGTCTAAACGCAATTAAGTTACGGAGCACAGCCAAACAAACTAATCCTGATTCTAACAAACGCAT TGATGCGGCTGTCGAGGGGGTGAAGCTTGAGGGAAGAGCTGTTCTTCGGATAGCGCCGTTCATGGGAGTGAGCGACTCCTCAACCAGCTGGATGGTTTCGATGATCGCGGAGACGTCAAGGTCATTATGGCCACCAACAAGATCGATACCCTGGATCCCGCTCTGA